One Thalassotalea sediminis DNA segment encodes these proteins:
- a CDS encoding efflux RND transporter periplasmic adaptor subunit, which yields MYSTQSGKALFPFIITVLAGLCIYLYLPVSQGEKNDMAGHATQVEAHIATLQENAVLIEAIGSARANQAIYVKSAQSDYITDIFFEDGQLVKKGQKLVQLQSQEEKFAVKELSINLREEQRQLNRLKELARSQATAKSMLEEQLSKVDATQAQLESAKTKLAEMTVTAPFSGLLGKREISIGSFVNTSTNITTLDDISIIKVDFKVPEKYLAQLTVGMTVTTKNDAYPNHIFSGEVTHISSRIDAVTRSIEVTASFENKQGLLRPGMLLDTALQLSSEQAIMIPEKAVIPLKDQHYVFAIEKGVANRVQVHVVGRHDGWVAIDKGLSDGQQIVTEGLIKIRSGSKVSIKG from the coding sequence ATGTATTCTACGCAATCAGGTAAAGCTTTATTTCCCTTTATTATTACCGTATTAGCTGGTCTTTGTATTTATTTGTATTTGCCTGTTAGCCAAGGCGAAAAAAATGATATGGCAGGACATGCTACTCAGGTCGAGGCACACATTGCAACATTGCAAGAAAATGCCGTATTAATTGAGGCGATTGGCAGTGCCCGTGCTAATCAAGCTATCTACGTAAAAAGTGCACAAAGTGATTATATTACCGATATATTTTTTGAAGATGGCCAATTAGTAAAGAAAGGTCAAAAGTTAGTGCAACTGCAATCGCAGGAAGAAAAGTTTGCTGTGAAAGAGTTATCGATTAATTTACGTGAAGAGCAGCGACAATTAAATCGATTGAAAGAGCTGGCACGTTCACAAGCTACGGCTAAATCTATGCTCGAGGAACAGCTCTCAAAAGTAGATGCTACACAGGCACAATTAGAAAGTGCTAAAACAAAACTTGCTGAAATGACGGTAACTGCACCGTTTTCTGGGTTATTAGGAAAACGCGAGATTTCGATTGGTAGCTTTGTTAATACTTCTACAAACATTACCACGCTAGATGACATCAGTATTATTAAAGTAGACTTTAAAGTCCCTGAAAAATATCTTGCACAGTTAACAGTTGGTATGACGGTTACTACAAAGAATGATGCTTATCCAAACCATATATTTTCGGGCGAGGTAACGCATATTAGTTCTCGTATAGATGCGGTTACTCGCAGTATTGAAGTTACCGCTAGCTTTGAGAATAAACAAGGGCTTTTACGCCCAGGAATGTTATTAGATACCGCATTACAATTGAGCTCTGAACAAGCAATTATGATACCTGAAAAAGCGGTTATTCCGTTAAAAGATCAACATTATGTTTTTGCAATTGAAAAAGGTGTAGCAAATCGCGTTCAAGTGCACGTAGTAGGTCGACATGACGGCTGGGTTGCAATTGATAAAGGCCTAAGTGATGGCCAACAAATAGTGACCGAAGGACTGATAAAAATACGTTCTGGCAGCAAAGTTAGTATCAAGGGGTAA
- a CDS encoding cyanophycinase — MSKTQCQRDDLFADDVKTQSLFQLNEDNIALLFRHWPRDHLVEQRAALKRLLLKMARLNSEVLTKATLRKLWLQQGGRTLVNQLADREFYLMLDALEIMQVNKNGYRVTEKVGLKHNKNPFSREVFTTFSQLAALKNAQDKPPHILVVTASARDPYEAADFYVEVFKATGAEVTWLPIDAALNTLWQEQGHSAQACAMIEKYQARVLKTIKRKFVYPDRFLSQQTFCQQPELFLNLIKKADGLFINGGDQSLTAKAFKNKDNYDNKLLTLIRQRMEKNTLLVGGTSAGTAVMSGGKFNQNQTPMITNGRSEVALVRGAKADILPNAGCQKANKCAVDLLNGDLTYNTQGGLGLFPWGIMDTHFSERGRQGRLLKVVEQTDVSFAFGVDEATALAVSWQSNENIEMKVVGQGGVFIVEKPSLTKPSKLITHYPTREDSLVLSKNKLSILFANWKVPSNNTNALLSEKDDIFSGQRYLRAMNNLCLSSEHEQIYTSHWQGNELRILINKTRAWESVTGIFKNNTIERSYCSYKNAQVSVEIVHD, encoded by the coding sequence ATGTCTAAAACGCAATGTCAACGTGATGACTTATTTGCTGATGACGTAAAAACTCAATCCTTATTTCAGTTGAATGAGGATAATATTGCGCTACTATTTCGTCATTGGCCTAGGGATCATTTAGTTGAACAAAGAGCCGCTTTAAAGCGATTACTACTAAAAATGGCGCGATTGAATAGTGAGGTATTAACGAAAGCGACATTACGAAAATTATGGCTGCAACAAGGGGGCCGAACATTAGTTAACCAACTAGCAGATAGAGAATTTTACTTGATGCTTGATGCCCTTGAAATCATGCAGGTAAATAAAAATGGTTACAGGGTTACGGAAAAAGTAGGGTTAAAACACAATAAAAACCCTTTTTCACGTGAAGTGTTTACTACTTTTTCACAGTTAGCAGCATTAAAAAACGCGCAAGATAAACCTCCTCACATATTAGTGGTAACAGCATCGGCTCGTGATCCTTACGAAGCGGCTGATTTTTATGTAGAAGTATTTAAAGCAACAGGTGCTGAAGTTACTTGGCTACCTATTGACGCGGCATTGAATACCCTATGGCAGGAACAAGGACACTCTGCGCAAGCATGTGCCATGATAGAGAAATATCAAGCACGCGTGCTTAAAACTATTAAGCGGAAATTCGTCTATCCTGATCGTTTCCTCTCGCAACAGACATTCTGTCAGCAGCCTGAACTTTTTCTAAATTTAATAAAAAAAGCTGACGGTTTGTTTATCAATGGTGGCGATCAGTCACTAACCGCTAAAGCATTCAAAAACAAAGATAATTATGATAACAAACTGTTAACATTGATAAGACAACGGATGGAAAAAAACACCTTGTTGGTGGGCGGGACTAGTGCGGGCACTGCGGTTATGTCGGGAGGTAAATTTAACCAAAACCAGACGCCAATGATCACTAACGGCAGAAGTGAGGTCGCGCTTGTTCGTGGAGCAAAAGCTGACATATTGCCCAATGCTGGCTGTCAAAAGGCAAATAAATGTGCCGTTGATTTGCTAAATGGTGACTTAACCTATAACACGCAAGGTGGTTTAGGTTTGTTCCCATGGGGAATTATGGACACACATTTTTCTGAACGTGGTAGACAAGGTCGTTTATTGAAGGTAGTTGAACAAACTGACGTTAGCTTTGCTTTTGGCGTTGATGAAGCGACAGCACTTGCCGTTAGTTGGCAGAGTAATGAAAATATTGAAATGAAAGTTGTTGGTCAAGGCGGTGTTTTTATTGTTGAGAAACCCTCTTTAACAAAACCATCAAAGTTAATAACACATTATCCAACACGAGAAGATTCGCTTGTATTAAGCAAAAATAAGTTGTCTATTTTATTTGCCAATTGGAAGGTTCCATCAAATAATACAAATGCTTTGCTCAGTGAAAAAGATGATATTTTTTCTGGGCAAAGGTACCTTCGAGCAATGAATAACTTGTGTTTAAGTAGCGAACATGAGCAAATCTATACAAGCCATTGGCAAGGTAATGAGTTACGTATCTTAATCAATAAAACGCGTGCGTGGGAAAGTGTTACCGGTATATTTAAAAATAATACGATTGAACGTAGTTATTGTAGCTACAAAAATGCTCAAGTTAGTGTCGAAATAGTGCATGATTAA